One window of Felis catus isolate Fca126 chromosome D4, F.catus_Fca126_mat1.0, whole genome shotgun sequence genomic DNA carries:
- the NOXA1 gene encoding NADPH oxidase activator 1 isoform X6 gives MPSLGDLLREWDRGAQAVARGDWDCALRLFSGYPEPSARMCFNVGCVHLLAGNPEAALRAFDQAVTKDTCMAVGFFQRGVASFQLERFQEALCDFRLALAQLRDNTAIDYTQLGLRFKLHAWEVLFNLGAAQCRLGLWAEATRSLEEALSKGSEGARDHLCTALDQVQKQVHLQPRQGPRGEVFRPHRWHLELLEPVDFLGKAKVVSSAFPADRQEDIQPQQPQVQGADGRARPGAAPRAAVTGAWKTRTACGPRRPPETETQVGPGQAGQADHHAPVLSDEQRPSVEQVGKQVPPGLRVAGEPDPGPSEDSSHAGGVAVGDPESLVTLIVQCAFTLALKVPRGADLSSLRTLLSQALPHQAQHGQLSYQDPSNEGRWVPLAREEVLQRAWRDKAASPGVLRLQCRGAGGRPVLYQVVARHSYSAQGPEDLDLQPGDIVDVLCEVDPAWLEGHCDGRIGIFPKCFVVPAGQYM, from the exons ATGCCCTCTCTGGGGGACCTGCTGCGGGAATGGGACCGGGGCGCGCAGGCTGTAGCGCGCGGGGACTGGGACTGTGCCCTGCGCCTCTTCTCGGGCTACCCGGAGCCGTCCGCCAGGATGTGCTTCAACGTGGGCTGCGTGCACCTGTTGGCCGGGAACCCGGAGGCCGCGCTGCGG GCATTTGACCAAGCAGTGACCAAGGACACTTGCATGGCTGTGGGCTTCTTCCAGCGAGGAGTGGCCAGCTTCCAGCTGGAGAG GTTCCAGGAGGCCCTGTGTGACTTCCGTCTGGCCCTGGCACAGCTGAGGGATAACACCGCCATTGACTATACACAGCTGGGCCTGCGGTTCAAGCTGCATGCCTGGGAG gtgcTCTTCAACTTGGGGGCCGCACAGTGCCGCCTGGGTCTCTGGGCTGAGGCCACCCGCAGCCTAGAGGAAGCCCTCTCCAAGGGGTCAGAAGGGGCCCGAGACCACCTGTGCACTGCCCTGGACCAAGTGCAG AAACAGGTGCACCTGCAGCCTCGGCAGGGCCCCAGGGGTGAGGTCTTCCGGCCCCATAGGTGGCACCTGGAGCTCCTGGAACCAGTGGATTTCCTGGGCAAGGCCAAG GTGGTATCCTCTGCCTTCCCTGCCGACCGGCAGGAGGACATCCAGCCTCAGCAGCCCCAG GTTCAGGGTGCAGatggcagagccaggcctggagCCGCCCCACG GGCTGCAGTCACCGGGGCCTGGAAAACCCGCACCGCCTGTGGTCCCAGGAGGCCCCCCGAGACAGAGACACAGGTCGGCCCCGGGCAGGCGGGGCAGGCTGACCACCATGCGCCCGTCCTCTCCGATGAACAG AGGCCCAGTGTGGAACAAGTTGGCAAACAGGTTCCTCCAG GGCTGCGGGTGGCAGGGGAGCCAGACCCCGGCCCTTCTGAAGACTCCTCTCATGCTGGG GGAGTGGCCGTGGGGGACCCTGAGTCCTTGGTGACCCTCATAGTGCAGTGTGCCTTCACACTGGCCCTGAAGGTCCCAAGAGGAGCTGACCTGTCCAGCTTGCGGACCCTGCTGAGCCAGGCCCTCCCCCACCAGGCCCAGCATGGGCAGCTCAG TTACCAAGACCCCAGCAACGAGGGGCGCTGGGTCCCCCTTGCTAGGGAGGAGGTGCTACAGAGGGCCTGGCGGGACAAGGCGGCCAGCCCTGGGGTCCTGCGGCTCCAGTGCCGG GGAGCGGGCGGCCGGCCTGTCCTCTACCAGGTGGTGGCCCGGCACAGCTACTCTGCCCAGGGGCCTGAGGACCTGGACTTACAGCCGGGGGACATCGTGGACGTCCTGTGTGAAG TGGACCCGGCCTGGTTGGAGGGCCACTGTGATGGCCGCATCGGCATTTTCCCCAAGTGCTTCGTGG
- the LOC101085079 gene encoding tigger transposable element-derived protein 1-like, protein MITVEVKKEIVEKYERGMRVAEIARFYKKSTSTICTILKKKEEIRGLDAAKGVTRISKQRPRVLEDVEKLLLVWINEKRLAGDTVTENFICEKAKALYTDLVSKLPGTSTENEEGFKASRGWFDNFKRRSGIRSVVRHREAASSDAKAAEVFATEFQKLMASECYLPEQVFNCDETGLFWKEMPKRTHVTEEESAVPGHRPVKDRLTLLFCANASGDFKVKPLLVYHSENPRAFRKCRVQKSQLNVMWRSNSKAWVTRILFVEWVNEAFGPAVKKYLLEKNLPLRALLVMDDAPAHPPGFEDDLLEEFEFIKVKFLPPNTTPVLQPMDQQVISNFKQLYTKALFQQCFEVTKGTNLTLREFWKNHFHIVNCLQIIDKAWDGVTKRTLNSAWRKLWPDCVLGPDLEGLAHEQQPPVVGETVSLGKTRGLEVSEDDSQELVEEHGQEPTTDELMGLHREQQQEVMGEISSAGEKKAEESLTSTESLAMGLEEHLCVCPMGPGQCAGVQGGWHPERRGNGQEVNSTRL, encoded by the coding sequence ATGATCACGGTGGAAGTCAAGAAGGAAATCGTCGAGAAGTACGAACGAGGGATGCGAGTggccgaaattgcaagattttataagaagtctacgtCAACCATTTgcacaatattaaagaagaaagaagaaataagggggCTAGATGCAGCGAAAGGAGTCACGAGAATATCAAAGCAACGGCCACGTGTTCTGGAAGATGTAGAGAAGTTGCTTCTGGTTTGGATAAATGAGAAACGGCTGGCAGGTGACACCGTGACCGAGAACTTTATCTGCGAGAAGGCAAAGGCCTTGTACACTGACCTCGTAAGTAAACTGCCAGGTACGTCAACAGAAAACGAAGAAGGCTTCaaagcaagcaggggatggtTTGATAACTTTAAGAGGAGAAGTGGCATCCGGAGTGttgtgaggcacagagaggctgcgAGTTCGGACGCTAAGGCAGCCGAGGTGTTTGCTACCGAGTTCCAGAAGCTCATGGCTTCCGAGTGTTACCTGCCGGAGCAAGTTTTTAACTGCGATGAGACGGGGCTTTTTTGGAAAGAGATGCCAAAGAGGACGCACGTTACGGAAGAAGAGAGTGCAGTGCCTGGTCACAGGCCCGTGAAAGACCGTCTCACCCTCTTGTTTTGCGCTAACGCGAGTGGGGATTTCAAAGTCAAGCCCCTGCTCGTGTATCATTCCGAGAACCCACGAGCCTTCAGGAAATGCAGGGTGCAGAAGAGCCAGTTAAACGTCATGTGGAGGTCCAACAGCAAGGCTTGGGTCACTCGTATCTTGTTTGTCGAGTGGGTCAACGAGGCCTTCGGTCCTGCAGTGAAGAAATACCTTTTAGAGAAGAATCTGCCGCTCAGAGCCTTGCTGGTGATGGATGATGCCCCTGCTCATCCTCCAGGCTTTGAGGACGACCTGCTGGAGGAATTCGAGTTCATTAAGGTCAAGTTCCTTCCTCCCAACACGACTCCAGTCCTCCAGCCCATGGATCAGCAGGTCATTTCAAACTTTAAACAGCTTTACACCAAAGCACTATTTCAGCAATGCTTTGAGGTGACCAAAGGAACAAACCTTACCCTCCGAgagttttggaaaaatcatttccacatCGTGAACTGCCTCCAGATCATTGATAAAGCCTGGGATGGGGTCACCAAGAGAACCCTCAATTCTGCTTGGAGAAAACTGTGGCCCGATTGTGTTCTTGGACCTGACTTAGAGGGGCTTGCTCATGAACAGCAGCCGCCAGTTGTCGGTGAAACGGTGTCCTTGGGGAAGACCAGGGGACTGGAGGTGAGTGAGGACGACAGTCAGGAGCTGGTGGAGGAGCATGGCCAGGAGCCGACCACCGACGAACTGATGGGTCTGCATCGCGAGCAGCAGCAAGAGGTTATGGGGGAGATCTCGTCTGCAGGGGAGAAAAAGGccgaggaatccctcacttcaa